Below is a genomic region from Rosa chinensis cultivar Old Blush chromosome 5, RchiOBHm-V2, whole genome shotgun sequence.
ATAAATTCTCTCATAATCCATACCCACTAATTATAGTAAACCTATAGGTATGCATCATGCAGTGTGCATGCATAAGCTCTCTTGTAATCTCTAGGGCATAATTTATCCCTCTATCAAGTACGCAAAAAGGCCGGGGAATGATCAAATATGTTTTTAGAATACAATGAAGCGTAGCATACATTGttgttggtttttcttttttccactCACAGAAACCAAGCTTGGCACTTAAAACAAGGTTTACAAGATGATTTTAGGACCACAATTTCTTGTGCATGGAGGTGGTGATTTGCTTCGCTGGTGTCCTCTACCATGAGTTTCGTTGCCAtggttaattagcattggtgAATCATGCATGATGAATAGATGGGCTTCTTGCAATGGCTATGGTCGGAGGTGATTTCCAGTTTGTGATGCTGGCAGCTAATATAGTTTTGGCTATAAGAACAACACCGCTGGCAGCAGGAATGGCGGCGGCGCGCGGTTGCTGTCACATGGAGAAAGAAGACACCCAtagggttttgtattttttggcTCTACATAATTACctctaggttttattttctattttagttCTGGGACTTCATCTTTCTGTGAAGGAGGATGataagtctatatatatattttgttcttCGCAACCTCACACTAAGCAAGTAAACTACCTATGGTCGAGCAAGTATACGTACTCTCTCGTaccttactttttttttacgTTTTGAATCAAGAGTACGACCACTTCTTTCACAAAAATTATGAGATTTTACCTCTTACATATATcaattttgttttgaaaatCACGGGATCATGGTTCTCGGGTAGCAGTGGAAGAAGACTATTTCACAGTGGTCATGGATTCTGTAAaggaataaaataaaatacaaattaTTGTTGATTCTGTTTGGTCAAAAAATAATTACTACTAGTATGAATAACATTAGTGCTTAGTTTATAAGCAAAATACTGTTTCGGTCACGAGTTAATTATCGTACATTCTCATTTGTAATATTATTAACGATTGTTTATTAAtgtttatatataaataaacaataaaaaaaactattaatttTGAAACTGCAAAATAAAGCCGCCTAAGCATCAGGCTTGATTTCGTCTCTATTAATTCACAAATTTAAGCGACCGTGGCTTTACCGGAGCTTCTTCCACCCACCCAGGTGGGTGCTCACCCAGGGTGCTTAACAGCGCGTGTATACACGCTCTGTTAGGATTTGTGTTTCCGTTATCGTTTGGACGTTTGGTGAGGAACACCAAAAACTGTCGACCTCAGTAAAATCATATTTACATGAATCAAATGGTCTGCACGTGCTATACAACTGAAAAAATGGGAGAAATCCCAAATCCAATGTATCTGGTCTCATACACAGGAGGAGAGATCCGCAAGTGGTGTCAAATTAGAGATTTGATGTCAATGTTTCAATCGTCGGCGAAAGATTATATCTGAGTCCATGCTGAGTTCCCGTCGCCGGAAATCTGAAGAGGACGATTGAAGCCCAAATGACTTGAAACCAAATTGGGGCATAGCAGACGTCTTCGTCATCGACTAAGCACCAATCTGAATGTCGGTGTAGTACCTTCGAGAATCCCAAGAAGCCCTCCGCAGCCCGCGTTGTTACTACTGTGTATAGGATGCGATCTTGGTGGTGATTTCTCCGGGCTTCGATGTCAGCGACGGGAAAATCCATACAAGTTGAATGTTAGGTTGGTTGATATCTAGTATAATATCGAATATTGTGATTGAATTCTCAAATTGGATTATCCACACTTCCTCCTTCGATTTCCATACTCCCAACACACCGCTGCTGCGTCGTCGTTCTCCGATCATTACATCTTCTGCTACGTCTTGATCCTCCACTGCCACGAACTCTTTTTTCGAGATCCAATTCGAATACCGGAATCAAAAGCCAAACAACAATAATCCAATTCGAATACCCGAATCAAGGTCATTCTAGCGTCACTTTTCTCTAAGATCAATGGTCAATAGATCGATCATCTTCTGCATTCTTTAGCATCCATGGGGTTGAGGCTTGAGGCACAGAAGAGAACTGGTAGTTGGGTACCCATTTAGCGGGTGGGAAAGACTGGGTATGGGTTAGTGTGGGTAATGCCAGATTGCCAACCTTATTGAAGATTGAAGATCTGGGATAGATACCCAGAACATGAAGATGAAATTTGCGTCAAaaaagattttaaaaaaaaaatcttcttttttaatcataaacttaaaaaaaaaaaaaacgaaaaactaaaaataagtTATATGGGTGTGGGTACCCCTCGACGTacgtatttttattttttataaactgtTTTGTGATAGTTTATTGTAATTAACTATACATAGAGAATGCAAATTTGTCTGCCATTATTCTAAATAAATCACAATGACATAAAattaaaatggcaaaaaaaaggttgaaaaaaaattgtgaaattaAGTTCTCTAAGATGACAGTGAACAACTGtatgaattatttttttaaatttattttcaaacttCTGAAATTCATAATAAAGAGATTTGACGCTTGAAAAATTTCACGAAATTTAGTCGCAACGCATATTTAATTATCGAATTCTCAAATTGGACATTCACATTTAATAAATTTCCAACAAATATGTCACAAGCTCacttttctatatttttttaatcaatttttataattttaagtttcataaattcataataaatattttatgtGTTTCCAAAAATTCCAATGAGCTCATCACACAATTGATTTTCAAACTTTTAAATTTGAGATTTCTCCtcaataaaaattttgaaaaatttaagATGACACTATTAGGTTTGGAACCGATGTTAGTTTTGTAACTATTATGTTGATTAATGCTATATCCACCAACAACCATGCCATTCATTTCACATGACGTATGTAACTACTCGGTGGATACATCTAAAGAGTCGAAAACAAACTTTATCAACTGATTTGATTATTAGAAAATAATATCAATACGCCTAGTAGTGTTGTATATATAAGTTGTTCATTACATATAGGAATATGACTTTCAAAAGCGATTGCATGGTGAAAACTTAATTTGGAGAAGCCGACCATTGGATGAGTGGATTACATTTTTTTGATTCCCAATTTTGATTAtatggattgcacaaaatccttatatgcataCTAATGTGATCTAACTTGTTTAGTAGTTATATCGAGAAGTAAACCTTCTATGATCAACAAGGTGGACTGGTGGAGTAAATAGAAAtgatcaaaatcgaccgttggatgttaccatgataagaagaaatggttatggtcaaaatttcaaccatTTTCTTCattgtttgggtctcgatctactaggtcaactgTAAATcctaaatactacataaaattaatatgctcataaccagtCATTTGCAGtttcttttttcgatctgtcagctctcacactctcgtgggtatgagataTATCAACCAATGTAAAACTTTTGGGGAAGTTTATCTCTTCGTGGtatagctccccttagggatgtATAAATGTATAAAGAGTTGATTGCTTTGTTTGATATCGAAATGACGGTGGATCGGGTTAAATTCTTTTCTCAGTACTTTTtgatacgctataaatagataggTAATGTCACAATTATCGATTCctagttttaattttttgaattgcacaaaatccttatatgacttctaatgtggtctaacttgtttattatgtGTATAAAAATATAAACCTTTCACaagcaacaaggtggaggaaatagaatttataaaAATCGACCGTCAGattttatcatgataagaagaaatggatacggtcaaaatttcaactattttcgtaatcgtttgggtctcgatctagtaggtcaacttTAAACCcgaaataccacataaaactaatatgcttatAACCGGTCAtccgcaatttttttttttcaatctaccagctctcacactctcgtgggcaTGAAATATATCAACCAATATAAAACTTTCGAGAGATTTATCTTCTCGTGGTATACTTCCCCTTAGGGAAGTGTAAGTGTGTAAAGAGTTGACTGCTTTGTTTGATGTCAAAATGACAGTGGATCGGGTTACTTTTTTTACATAGTACCTATTgatatgctataaatagatgggtaatgtcacaTTTATCGATTTTCTAGTTTAgattttttggatcgcacaaaatccttatatatgcctactaatgtggtcCAACATGTTTATTATGTGTATAAAAATATGAACCTTTCACaagcaacaaggtggaggaaattaaatttattaaaatcgaccgtcggattttatcatgataagaagaaatgggtatcgtcaaaatttcagctatttttgttatCGTTTGGATCTCGATTTACTAGGTCTACCCTAAACcataaataccacataaaactaatatgcccATAACCGGtcattcacaattttttttttgttatctatcagctctcacactcttctgggtatgagctatatcaatcaatgtaaaaattttggaaAGTTTATCTCCTTGTGGTATTGtttcccttagggaagtataagtgtTTAAAGGGTTGATGGTTTTGTTTGATGCCGAAATAAaggcggatcgggttaattttgtACACAGGACCTACTAATACATtataaatagatggataatgtcaaatttattaatttcatttttttagaatgaaattgaaaatcgataaatttaacaaaaaatttATTACTACTAGGAAAAATTTAAGGTGGAATACATGAGTAAGGTAATATCAAATATTACTACTAATGTAATGTCAAATAATGGGTACATATCACTACTCGAAAAAAATTAAGGAATTAAAGAGGAATTATTAGAAATTGAGTATATGGTCTCGGTGATTGTTTAGAGATCTCGGAAATATTTTCTACATTTTTCTTGATGTAAAATCTCCATTTTATAGGTTCGATAATAAAAGACGCGACGTGACGAATCCGtgagaattttctgaaatttttttggaacttgagctatttattacaattttctaaaattatataaaaatatttaaagaaaagaaaattaacacGGTGCAATCTGAGCCGTCTATAAACTCATCGCTTGAACTGAGCCGTTGACCAACATATAATTATTGGCTGTATATTCCCAATTCAGATCGAAGAGCCGAGAAGCATCGAGTCTGTCGACCCGTTTTCTTGACCCGCGAAGCAACAACTGTATCTCCCAGGTTAGGCCATGTTGCGGCGGGGAACCAGTCCCTTCCGACCTGCCTCTTGATCGCCGATGTCTCTATGGTCTTTAGTTTGTCCATCGATCGAGTTTGGAGGGAGAATCGAAGGCTGAAAGCTTCGGCAACTCCGGCGGTTCTTCGATTCAGTTTTCCGGCGACTCAGTCACCATTGGCGGTGTTCTTTTGTTCTGGTAACGGCCacgttttccttttttttccttacaTTTCATAGATACAGCTAACGAAATGAAGTAGTAAAGCCCATCAGCTAATTATTTCACTCTAAACTTTTATTTCCTCTCGCTTTGTCTCTGTTCCCCCTCTCTGCAGCTCTTCTCATTCTCAGACCCAAACTCGACGACAAAAGATAATCAATTCCACCTTGGGATTATGAATGAAAAAGGAGGTTGAAAAACTATAACTTCCAGGTCAATCTCATCTAATTAGGTGCAGACAAATTCGAAACAGTTGAATCTAatgattgaaagtttgaaacgtTAAATTGCTTGGCTGCACAAGAAATTTTTGGTTAGGTTGCGGCAATGGTGATTATATGTTGACTTCCCTATCAATTAACACGATCGAAATTTAGTTCCTAAACCCATATATTCTAAATCAAACACGATTTGTTTCTTGTTTGGCTGCTTCTTGATTCCGGCGATGAGGCAGTGTAGTCGACGCCCTCGACGATGAAGGCCTTGCGGCCGGCGTAGCGACTGTGGAGGAGGATCACCGCATTGGTTGGCCTCAGACACTTCACCATGCAGGCAGCCTCTCTCCTGGGTCCTTTCGAAGCTCTCGCTGCTCGCTGCTCGCGCTTGGATTCACCCAAAACTTCGTGACCTCTTCGTaaacaaggaagaagaaacagagacaCGATTTAATCGTGTGTTTCATTTACCCATTCATTGATTTTTTACCGCATTGAAGAGTTTTTGGGCCAACAGTTCGAACCATGATCATATCTCCGTCTATAACTAACGACTGATCCAATGGCCTACATTGGCTAGTCGCGTAAGGAGGCCAGATCTCTTGACAGCACATGGGGTGACCACCCACCTGGGTGGGTGGAAGAATTTTCGTGGCTTTACCAAttgttttcctctttcttctttcctctgCCCATCAAAAATATTATAAATCGACTACTATTTAATTTAGTGGTAAGAGATTTTTCCCAAATTGCGTATTTTTCTCCAACAACACAAACTAAATAAGGAAAATCATGACCAAATCAAATCTGTTGCCTAACACCACGTACTGTTTTGACTGAAGTAGTACTTGAATTGAACATGCAGTAACAGCAAGAGCGCGTGGAACGGCATAATGGGGATAAAGTTAGTCCCATGAGTCATATGATGAGTAGCCATCAGGAAAACCTATCAAATTTTGTCAACCAAGTACTGGATTTGCGTCCTTCCCTTCAAAACCTTGATGTAAATGAGAGCAATGATATCAATGTCCTCCATATGAAAGAGTAGAAACCCCCAGAAATTCTCCCAAAATCTTTGTAGCTTATTGACATTCCACATTTCCCAAACTTTTAATATCATACATTCTCTTCTTTATTCTATCAGTTGTGCCTATATTGGAAATGAAGCATCGGAGCACTCTAACATCGGAGAAGACGGGTCTCCTAGCTgcagttttggttttctttatTGGTGCTGCTTTGTTCATCTCCAGCCTCACCGAAACTGGAAACTCATTCTTTTGCTCTTTACCCATTTTTGGCAAGGACGATAATGCCCCCACAGCGATTCAACTACAGGCAATTCTCCATTACGCAACATCTCGAACAACGCCGCAGCAGTCCAAGGATGAGATTAGCGTCTCCTTTGAGGTCTTGAAATCACGAGCGCCATGCAACTTCCTCGTATTTGGTCTCGGCCACGACTCGCTGATGTGGGCCTCATTTAACCCACATGGCCCGACGTTGTTCCTCGAGGAGGACCCCAAGTGGGTCAAGAATGTCTTAAACAAGGCGCCGCAGCTGCGTGCGGTACATGTGAACTACCGCACGCAGCTCAAGCAAGCGAACGACCTACTATTGTCGTACAAATCAGAAGCGACGTGTAGGCCGTCCGAGACAGTGCTACGTGGCAACACACAGTGCAAGTTAGCGCTGAGCAACCTACCAGATGAGGTGTACGAGAGGGAGTGGGACCTGATTATGATCGATGCGCCTCGGGGTTGGTTTGCCGAGGCGCCTGGTCGAATGGGTGCTATATTCTCAGCTGCTGTCATGGCCAGGAAGAGGCAGGGACCGGGCTCGACGCACGTGTTCTTGCATGACATTGATCGAAAGGTGGAGAAGGCTTTTGCGGAGGAGTTCTTGTGCCGTAAGTATCTTGTGAACGCCGTGGGGAGGCTGTGGCATTTTGTGATTCCGTCTGCCGTTGATGTCACCAACGCTGACAACAAGCATTTTTGTTAACTTTTATCTTGTTCACTAAAGAGCAAATTTTAGAGTTGGTAAATCAGTAAAACCACTAGGCTAGGTCATGGtaatatattattttcttgGGTCAATTAGGGATAGAACAATATATGATGAGTTCATGATTAGTACGGATGTAATTTGCGGTGAAAAAGAAAGatatatttaaatttaaattattttctCCAAGAAATAATGTGAGGAAAATTAACATGTTCTGCCACATTTGGAGGTTCAATGGTCCTTGATTGATAGAGATGGCAAAATGAGATAACATATGCCGGCAGACGGGCAGATTATAAAATAAAGAACCTCACATGCACCAATTTAATCTATATCATGAtcagcaaaaggaaaaaaaatattattaataCAATGATATAAAGTTAATTAGCCAGTGAATTTCACAAAATATAGAAATGATCGATAGagatttattttcatttcttccctataaagaaatggaagttcaTCCAAATCAAATGACTTTGTTAATTTAGTTACTGAAATTGTATACCTCCATCAACCTCACGGAAGAAGCAGAAAAAGTGGAAAGTCAGAAAATTAGAGCAATTGAACAAAGGAAGTGGTCTACGTAATTAACCTCCTATGAGGTAAATATGCATGCACTTTTTATGTGAGAGCCTGTATATGCATACTCCCCCTATTTAAACAGCATGTTGCAGTAGCTAGTGTTGCACCTTCACCTTCTTCAAACAGCAAGACATGGCCTCATTGGTTTTCAGAAGTTTTGTTTTCCTGCCAATGATGTTTGTGTTGATGGTCCTAACCATGTCCGAAGCCAAAACACATGTTCGCATCACTAACGATTTACCAAACAACATGGACCTAACCGTTCATTGTAAATCCAGGGAAGACAACCTCGGCGCCCACGTACTCTCCTACCTCGACTCTTATGAATTTCGTTTCAATCCAAACATCGTGGGGTCAACTTTGTTTTACTGCTCTATGGCCTGGCCGTCACACACTCGCTATTTTAATATTTACAGTTTCAGAAGAGATGGCAGTTGTGAATGGAGCAAACATGTTTGTTTGTGGAGGGTAACACCAGAAGGTCCTTGCATAGTGAAGAACTTGAGTAATAACCAGACAGTTTGTTACAATTGGAAGAAAGAATAGCTGTTTGAGGACAGCAATGTCTATAGAAAATATGATGCAACTTGTAAACTTGTCGACGATAATACGTCCTGTCTCACGCGTATAGTGTCTGCTTCAAGTATACATTAATCAATAAATAAACCCACCATGGGAAATTTCATAGGTAATATTTTACTAGATAACCAATACAAATTCGATCAACTTAAAACAATCACTAGTACTGCATATTTGGGCACAATGCCGGTAAATCTCACCACGAACTAGCTCTTATGTGCTCTGAAGCTGTTTTGTTCCATGGACTCTGAGATGGACAAAACACTGTCGCAGTGCTATAGTTTGTTAACATCATTTCTATCTTCTacaaaaacaatttaaaagaacaAAAGTACAAATTGTATGTATACATCTTGAGAAGGATCCCTTTCGATAAAAACCAAGGGCACGATACCCAAGGTTTGCAGCATCTTCAAATGTAAGGAAGAAAAGAACAATAACATATAAGAGTTCCTACTATATGGTAACAACTAATCTCAGTACAACAACCTGCAAGCTGAACTCTATGGGTGAATCACAATACAACTGTTTGACCTCCAATGCCAATAGATTCACATGAATGGAAACAAAATCTTCTTCTTGTGTTCGG
It encodes:
- the LOC112203862 gene encoding probable methyltransferase At1g27930, which encodes MKHRSTLTSEKTGLLAAVLVFFIGAALFISSLTETGNSFFCSLPIFGKDDNAPTAIQLQAILHYATSRTTPQQSKDEISVSFEVLKSRAPCNFLVFGLGHDSLMWASFNPHGPTLFLEEDPKWVKNVLNKAPQLRAVHVNYRTQLKQANDLLLSYKSEATCRPSETVLRGNTQCKLALSNLPDEVYEREWDLIMIDAPRGWFAEAPGRMGAIFSAAVMARKRQGPGSTHVFLHDIDRKVEKAFAEEFLCRKYLVNAVGRLWHFVIPSAVDVTNADNKHFC